From the genome of Mucilaginibacter paludis DSM 18603:
GACTTTTTTGGTTCTTTTTGTGTCAAGACAAAAAGAACAAAGCCGTTCACGCGGCGATTGAGCGTGCCGATGATCTAAATTAAGAATACTGATTAATTAATTCAAAATAAACACGCTGATAATCAATAATTTACTAAGGCGTCAAATAAACTATAATTTTCTGATTTGTTTTTCATCAAAAAAGCAGCAACGCAAATGGGCTTTTATTCCATTACAAATTACCGCTTGGAATTCCAACAGACAAACTGAAACCATTTTACCCACACTATTCGTCATATAAGAACCGTTTTTTTTATAGACCGATATACTTAACTAAACAACTTTTAAAACAAACTACCCATAATTAAAAAACAATACCTACTTTTGTACCCATTCAAACAATCTATACCTATTTTGCCAACCATGCCAGCACCAACCTCAAATAATACATCTGTATTTAGCCAGTTAAGTGTGTTTGGGCATCAAAAAGTTGTTTATTGCAACGATGAGGCAACCGGTTTAAAAGCCATTATAGCTATTCATGATACCACACTGGGTCCTGCTTTAGGCGGTACCCGTATGTGGCCTTATAAATCAGAAAACGATGCTCTTCAGGATGTTTTGCGCCTTTCGCGCAGCATGACGTATAAGGCGGCCATTACAGGTTTAAACCTGGGCGGCGGTTCAACCGTGATCATCGGCGATTCGCGTAAGGATAAAAACGAAGCCTTGCTGCGTATGTATGGCAAGTTTATTAAAAACCTGAATGGCGAATATATTACAGCCGAAGATGTAGGCACTAATACCCGCGATATGGAGTATATCCGGATGGAAACCCAATATGTTACTGGTGTGCCCGAAAGCATTGGCGGTAGTGGCGATCCTACACCTGTTGCTGCGCGTGGCGTGTACATGGGTATTAAAGGATGCCTGAAGGAGTTATATGGAAATGACAACCTGGCCGGCAAATCAGTAGCTGTACAGGGTACCGGGCATGTGGGCGAAAATTTAGTGAAGCTGCTTCGCGAGGAGAATGCCAAGGTATATGTAAGCGATATTGATGAGGACCGTTTGAGGCAGGTTGCCAAAAAATACGGTGCCGAAGCTGTTGAGCATAACAGTATATTTGATTTGGATGTTGATATTTATGCTCCATGTGCTTTGGGAGCCACTATTAACAGCAAAACCATAAACCAGTTAAAATGCGCTATCATAGCCGGATCGGCAAACAGCCAGTTGGAGGATGAGCAATTACATGGGAAAATGCTGCTTGAGAAAGGTATTTTATATGCTCCTGATTATGTAATTAATGCAGGCGGCTTAATTAACCTTTATTCGGAAATTGCCGGTTTTAATAAAAAACGTACCATGCAGCTAACCGAAAATATTTACGATGCTATACGTAATGTATTGAAGCTATCAAAAACCGAAAATATATCAACCGTAGTAGCGGCAAATAAAATTGCCGAAAAAAGAATTGCTGATATTAAAAAAATTAAAACATCATTCTAAATAAACAATAGTTTTTAACCTGGGTTATTAACCCAAAACGTTCTTACCAAAATGCTAAATAGAAGGCACCTGCGGGTCAAAGTATTACAGTCGTTGTATGCTTATTATCAGTCTGAAAAAAAAGATCTTCGTTTACACGAGAAAGCTTTAATACAAAGCGTTGATAGTGTTCACGAAATGTACATCTGGATGTTATCGCTCATCAACGACGTTGTACAATATGCAGATACTGATGCTACAGGGAGGGCAAACAAACATCTGCCAACTGAGGCTGATCTGAAGCCTAATTTAAAAATATTGAGCAATACCTTTATCCACTCGCTCAATAAAAACAAGGATTATCTTGCCGCAGTAAAAAAGTATAAAATATTATGGGATTTTGATCCGGAGCTCACCAAATCGTTGTTCTCCAGCTTGAAAAATTCGCCCGATTATGCCGCTTATCTTGATAAAACGGACGATACCGTTCATTCTGACAAGGATATCATTAAATTTATCTTTAAAAAAGTAATTTTAAAATCATCCCTGGCCGAACAGTTTTTTGAAGATAAATTTATTTATTGGCCGGTAGATCGCGACGTATTGCAGGCATTGATTGCAAAAACGTTCAAGAATTTTTCTTTTGAAGAAGCCGAGAAAAATAAATTGGCGGAAGTGGTTGTGAACTGGGTAGACGACAGGGAATATATTGTAAGCCTGTTTCAGCACACCATCCGTTACGACGAGATGTTCCAGGAATGGATAACTGCCAAAACCCAAAACTGGGAACCCGAACGTATAGCGATGATGGATACCCTGCTCATGAAAATGGCCATTGCCGAGTTTGTTTATTTCCCCTCAATCCCGGTAAAGGTTACCATTAACGAGTACCTTGAAATTTCGAAGGAATTTAGTACGCCAAAGAGTAATTCATTTATAAACGGTATCTTAGACAAAATTTTATTTGAGCTTAAAGCCGAAGGGAAAATCAAAAAAACAGGCAGGGGATTAATGGAGTAAGCAATATCCAACTGCATAAAACTTTTAATTAAATGAAAAGAATATTTTTAGGAATCATTACCGCAGGAATGTTGGCCGCCTGCCATCAGTCTAATAAAACGCAGCAATCAAACACAACAACAGAAACCACAGTGTCGGCTCCGGGTACAACACCGGCAGGCGCACCCGTTGATACGGCCAACGCGCCAATCATCAGGTTTGAAAAGGATAGCTATAATTTTGGTAAGATTAACCAGGGCGATAAAGTATCGTACGATTTTAAATTCACTAATGCTGGCAAAACACCGCTTATTATTACCGATGCTGTGGCATCATGCGGTTGCACCAAGCCCGACTGGCCAAAGGAACCCATTAAACCTGGCGATAAAGGGGTTATTAAGGTGGTTTTTAACAGTGCCGGTAAAGATGGTTTGCAGGATAAGTTAATTACCATTACAGGTAATACCGTGCCAACACAAAGTGTGGTTCATCTGGTGGGCGAGGTAATAGCGCCAAAGTCAGCTAAATAATATTAATATAAAAAAAAATGATTTCAACTATTTTATTACAGGCCGCAGGTGGCGCGCAGTACACACAGTACATCATGATGGGACTGATCGTCGTGGTATTTTACTTTTTCATGATCCGTCCGCAAATTAAAAAACAAAAAGATCAGAAAAAATATGTCGACGAAATGAAAAAAGGCGACAAAATAGTAACTACAGCAGGTATACATGGCAAAGTGGTAGAGATTGCCGATGTTACCATCCTGGTAGAAGTTGATAACGGCGTTAAAATCCGTTTCGATAAATCGGCTATTTCACTGGAAGCATCTAAAGCTTTAAACCCACCGGTAACTAAAGCTTAATTATCTGATCAAATAAAAAAAGCCAAAGCCCCGCAACGGGCTTTGGCTTTTTTTATTTTTGGTTATTTATATATCCCCACTCATGTGTTGCTTTTTTTATATATTGAATTGATTTTCAGTATATTATTCCTTTGTTTTTTTCTGTAACCCGGATGGACAGTTAACGAGGGCTGCCCCTTGCTGATAGTTTTGATTTACAGCTTGGGCGCAACTGGCAACCCATAAATCTAATAACTTAATACCAATCCAATAACGTGATACATTTTTCCTAATTTTGGCCTACAGGTTTATGGCAATAATTAAATTATCAAAAAACGAACAAAGGCGCTTATCGGTGTTTTTTACTTGCCTTGTTCTGGCTTTTGGAGCCTGGATATTAACTATGCTGTCAAACCAATACAATTACACGGTTAAGATAGTGGTTGATTTTATTAATCCCCCGGTCCGAAGATCGTTTAGATCCCTCCAGTCGGATACCGTGGACGCTACTGTTCAGGGAAACGGCTGGAACTTGTTGTTTTCCCGAATGAATATGGATGATAAACGAGTGGCTATTAATTTAAAAACGCTCGATAGCCGGAATTATATTTTATTGAGCGCTCAACTTAAATCCATTAACGAAAAACGACTTGTAAATCAGCAAATCGTATCCTTCAATCCCGATACTTTATATTTTGATTTTTCGTCAAGGGCAATAAAGCGGGTACCCGTCCAGCTGCAGTATAACATTAAGTTTAAAAGGCAGTTTATCATATCAGATGATATTTTGCTTAACCCCAACTATGTAACGATTTCGGGCCCGGCAGAAAATATTGCTAAAATTAAGTTTTGGAAAACGGATTCGTTAACGGCAAGTGATGTGGAAGATCCCATAGATCAGAATGTTCCGCTGCAGCCCGTTAAAGAATCTAATATGAGTATTTATCCTAAAAGTGTGAGGGTACATGTGCCGGTTAGCGAGTTTACCGAGAAAACAGTTGAAGTGCCTGTGAAACTCATCAACAATAAAAACTACTATAATGTTAAAATCTTCCCTCAGAAGGTTAAAATTACATTTACAGTACCGTTAATTAAATATTCCGAAACGGATGAGCATGCCTTTGAGGCTGTTGCCGATTTGAATTTATGGCAAGAGCAAGGGGCAAAACAGTTGCCGGTGAAAGTTAAGTTTATCCCCCCTTTTTGCAAGTTAGTGAGTGTACAACCTCAGAATTTAGATTTTATAGTTAAACAGTAATGCTTAAAATTGGTATAACAGGTGGTATTGGCAGTGGCAAAAGCACCATCAGTAAAGTATTTGAAGTATTAGGTATCCCTGTTTTTTATGCGGACGACCAGGCCAAGAAGGTGATGACAGATGATCCGATTTTAATTGATGCCATCAAATCAACCTTCGGCGATGAATCTTATTTTGCTGACGGCGCGTTAAACCGCAAATACCTGGCAGGCATTGTTTTTAAGGATGATGTGCAATTAGCTAAGCTGAACGCCATAGCCCATCCGGCAACTTTTCGCGCTTTTGATAAGTGGCTCAGCCATGTTGGCCATGTACCCTATATTTTAAAAGAGGCTGCCTTGTTGTTTGAAAGCGGATCGTACAAATTATGCGACAAGAGCCTGATGGTATTCGCCCCGTTTGAGATGCGCATGGCGCGTGTTTTATTGCGCGACAATATCACCAGGGCCGAAGCCGAGAGCCGCAACGCCAAACAGTTTGATGATGAGAAGAAGTTGAATATGGCTGATTATGTAATTAAGAATGACGATAGCCAATTGGTTATACCACAGGTGTTGGATTTGCACCGCGAATTTTTAAAGCTGGCGGGTAAGTAATGATATTAGCCGACTTTATTGTTTTTAACGACAATGGCCTTTATTGCCATTATGGTGATTTTTACCTTGACCCTAAACTGCCTGTAAACAAGGCCGTGATATCACATGCCCATGGCGACCATGCCGTTGGCGGCAATACCAATGTTTATTGTACCGCTGCCACTGCCGCCTTTATGGCTTTGCGTAACGGTAAAACTGCCGCGAAGGAGTTTCATTTGAAGGAATTTAACGATTCTTTTTTAATAGGCGATGTATTGATCACGTTGATATCCGCAGGCCATATACTGGGCTCGGCGCAGGTGCTGATGGAATTTAAGGGCGTAAAATACCTGTATACGGGCGACTATAAAGTACAACCCGATGATACCTGCGAGCCTATTGAATGGGTTAAAGCGGATGTGCTGATTACCGAAAGCACCTTTGCCCATCCAGGCACACAACACCCCGGCGCCGTCGAAGAAATTAAAAAGCTGAACAATATTAAAACCAATATTTTATTAGGTGCGTATGCTTTAGGAAAAAGCCAGCGTTTAATCAACCTGATCAACACCTGGTGCCCGCAAAAAAAGATTCTGGTACATCATAAAATAATGCCTGTTAATTTAATTTACGAAAAATTTGGGTTCCACCTGGGCCAATATCAAATGTATGGCCGTAAATTAATGAAGCAACAGAACGAATATGTTTACATTGTTCCTCCCTTTACATTTGATAGTTATTTTAAGGCAACGGGTGTTAAACGCTTGTTTGCATCTGGATGGAAAAATTTGCAAACTAATGCGCAGGATACGTTGTTTATATCTGATCATGTAGACTGGAATGATATTTTAAACTGTGTTAAATTTGTTGAGCCAACCCAAATATGGACTTTACATGGCGATGGTGCACATTTGAAGCGTTATTTTGAAGGTTCAATTGAAGTTAAATTATTGAAATAATGCTTGAAGAGCATGTAGATTACTATATTAACGACGATGGTAATTTTGTTTTTACAGAAGCTTACCACCTAAAACGAGGCTTTTGTTGTAAAAATGGATGCTTACATTGCCCTTGGAAGCAGCCCGTAAATCAGGAAGAAACCAAGAAATAGATGTTTAAACTTTTATTTTTTGACTTGGAATAGCGCTTTAAAATAATTTTGCAGATATTTGAATAATCCGTAAAAGGAAACAGGATGCAGATAGACAAAGAAATACAGAGCGATAAGTTTGAAGATGATTACCATAGGGTAACTATAAATATATTGTTTACCTACGGCTGGCTCGGCAACTTAATGCGCGGCCAGTTTGAAAAACACAACATTACCCAACAGCAATTTAATGTGCTGCGTATTTTGCGCGGGCAGTATCCTAAACCCGCCACTGTTAATTTGTTGAAGGAGCGGATGATTGATAAAATGTCGGATGCATCGCGTATTGTTGATCGCTTGGTGCAAAAGCAATTGGTAACCCGATGTACCAACAATAAAGACCGACGCGCTGTTGATATCCGCATTAGCGATCAAGGTCTTGAGATTTTGTCTAAAATGGATTCCGAATATAAAGCTAAAGATTACTTTCGGCCCAATTTAACCGAAGAAGAGGCCAGGCAATTAAGTGCTTTGCTGGATAAAATGAGAGGGTAGGGGGAGTTGGATGCAGGACGGAAGAGGCATTAGCAGCTTTAAAATCAAGGCGTTTTAAATACTTTGATTTGTTCGTCAATCAATTAACAGGGCTATGATTGTCAAAAAAGGATAAGTTAAACGCCTAACGATTTACACGAAAACTTCTCAATCTTCTATATTGATAGCCAATATTGTCGTTATGCATCATGTGATTGGCCGGGTCCATTACTTATAATGATGTATATGTAAGTTGTTGATTATCAGTGTTTAATTCTCTCCATTATGTCATCCCGACGAGAGGAGGGATCTCCTATGATGAAATATGCAAGGTAAACGAGGCAAAAGGGCTTAAAAAGGGGTTATAACACGTATTGCTTAAATGTTTTAAATATTTTTGGTCAAAGCATGGCCCTGTTTGTTTAACTTTCCAGTGCAAATCAAAAGAGGAAACAGGCGCTGCTGAGGAGCAACCTGCCAGCAATATGATTTGCTGAACCACGGATAAAGGCCTCTGTCAAAGGAGGCTTTTTATTTATCCTGTTCACTGAATGGCTAAAAAAACCTTCACGAATTTTTATTTTAATGCGTTGATAAATGACCAGCTAACCTCCTATAAGCAGACACTTTGCAGGCTGCAGGATCGCGTTCAAATTATTTGGATAAAAGGGCAACCGTAACCTTTTGTATAGCAGACACCTTTCGGGCCGCAGATCCCTCGCTTCGGTTTGCCCATTTCATAAAAAAACCAAACCGGCTTTATCAGGCATTTGTCCTTGTGGACTTATTTGACAACCGAAGTTACGTAAGGTTTTTGATTCTTCATAACGAACCGTATCCGGTTGAGCATTTTTTTAGCTATCCTGATGATGGCCTTATTCTTTTTCATTTTTTTGCAAAGGTTATTGAAAGCCAGCGTCATGGCCGGGTCGAGCCTGACAGCTATCCAAGAGGCCTCGATAAGCTTCTCCCGTAATTGATGATGAGCTCTTTTAGTGAGCCCCAATATGATTTTTTGATCGCCGGAACTATGCATATCCGGTACCAAGCCTATATATCCACACAAGGCATCCAGGGAATCAAAGCGTTCAATGTCGCCGATCTCTGTGACAAATAATAAGGCGGTAATCTCGCCTATACCGGGGATGGTCCGGATCAGTTTTATAATTTGTTGATAACGTGGCTGCCTGGATAGGGCTCTGACTTCCCTGGTGGCTGTGAGTACCATGATACGGGTCTGCTGGTATCCCTGTAGCAGAATATCCAGGTTGATCCGTGCTGATGAAGGCAAGCAAAGGGCCTTGAGCAGGCAGATATAATGATTCGACCAGTATTTATCGGTGTCTACCGTCACCGACTGGTCCTGGAAGTTAAGCCATCCTTTTATTCGGTTCTTATAGCGTGTCTGATCTTTGATCATTTGCTGGTAAACACGGATAATACCGCGGTCATCCTGTTGCTCGATGCCAGGCACGAAGATACCTTTCAGGGCTCCTTCACTTAATGTTTTACTGAGTTTCCGGCAATCGACCGTATCTGATTTGCGCTGCTTTTCCTTGTCTGTCAGCGGGACATCGGCAGGATTTACGACGATGCAGGACATCCCCAGCTCACTAAACTGTCGCTGATAGCCAAAGCCGCAAAAACCGGCTTCGTAAACGAGCCTGTAATCGGCCGAAGGATAGTTCTGTTGTAGATGCCCGCTTAAGGCCTTAGGTGAAGGTTCCTGGGAAAACGTCTTTAGCTCCATATGGGTGCTGCGAAGGCTGACCTTCCAGGACTTCTTGTGGACATCTATGCCAACAAAAATAGTTTGTCCGCTAAAATCTAATTGTGTACCTTGTTTCATGAGTTCTTGGTTTAAAGTGTTTGTTAATGGTTCACTATTAAGCTACAACCTTTTTTTCAAGAACTCTTTTACATCATCTATCGAACCATTTCATACATACGACCTTTTAAAAGCGGCAAGTATGCATCATATTAGGTGCACTGATTATCAGTACGTATATTTTGCTTTGATAATCAGTATTCTTAACTGACAGCATCGGCCCGGTAGAGTAGAGCGGGAAAGTAAAGCACTTTCCCGACTCCCTCGTCAATCCGTACGTGCGGTTTTCCCGCATACGGCTTTCCTAAAAACTTCGTCATCAGCATTCACAGTTGAACCGTCAGAAAGCGTATTTTGTTGGGTCTATTAGTCCTTTCTTTTGAACCAAGGCCTCAAAAGCTCTTTGTCTGTAAAGCTTACACTTTCTTTGGCTCTTGCGGTTGTAGTAGCGATTGAGCTTTTCGTGAAGATAATTTCGTAACCGACGTTTGCTCACCTGTACGTAGCTGACTCCTTTTATGATATAGTAGTTCAGCCATCCCCGGATACGACTATTAAGCTCTTCTACTATTTCACTTGCCGGACTATGACCGCGCTTTTTCAGATATTCACTTAACCCACTCCGCAATCGCTGCTCTGATTTTTTGCTCGGAGATATATTCCAGTAGCGTCCATTTCTGGACACCAGGCTCTTGTCGTACCGGATCGTGTGCCCCAGGAAGCTGAAAGGCGCCTGTTCCGATTGGATTTGTTTGCTCTTGAGTTCATTCAAGGTCAATCCCATCTTCCCCAGTATCATTTTCAGTCTGTCAAGTACTTCCTTAGGTATGACCTTCCCCATCAGTACGAAATCGTCCGCGTATCTGACTATCGATACGCCCATCCTGCTAAATATACTTTCCGGTTTTGTTACTATCCGGTCCAGTAGATGTAGATAGATATTAGACAGCAACGGTGATATCACGCCGCCTTGTGGGGTGCCAAACTCATTTTTCTTCCCGCCCTTAAACTGTCCGTCCTCAAATACAGGCACTTTCAGCCACATGCTGATCAGTCTTAGTATCCTTGGATCGCTGATCCTCTCTTTGAGCGTTTTTAGCAGTTTATCATGCGGGATCGTGTCGAAATACTTGCTTAAGTCTGCATCAAATACTTCCGTCTTCCCTGCCTGCAAATGCCCCTTGATCGCTGTCATCGCATCCTTTGAACTCCGCCCAGGCCTGAACCCGTGCGAAACTTCTTTAAAGTCTGCTTCGAATATCGGCTCAAGGATCATTTTACATACCGTCTGGGCTATCCTGTCTTTTACCGTGGGTATGCCTAAGGGCCGTTCCCCGCCATTGGCCTTCGGGATCATCACCCGTTTTACTGCTTCCGGACGGTAGGTTTGCTTTCGTAATTCTTCTCCCAGTGTGTGCAGGTAGGTTTCTACGCCTCCCCGTTCTACATCTGATATCCGGATTCCGTCTATTCCGGCTACGCCGTCATTGGCTTTAACCTGTTTCCACGCTGCCCTTAGCATATACGGTATGAACAGCTTATCATACAGCACATAAAACTTGTACTTCCGCTCCTGCTTGGCTTTCTGATATAGTTTCCCCCGGAGTGTTTCTACTCTTTCCGCATCCGGGATCTCACGCCGCCGTCTTTTAAACAGCTCGCCCTGCTTCCCTTCTGCTTCGACCTTCTTATGATTTGTTACCATCAATTTTGTCCGTTTTTGTTCTCTTGGAAACCTTATTCATAGTAATGCCCCTTCGCTACTCCCGCTTTTACCTTTTCGGGACTCAAACACTACTATGGACATATCCGACTCCCTCGGCAATATGCCGACATGCATATCCCGTTAGGGTCTCCCACGTTCATGCGCTACCTTCGTCCTGCACGCAACACCATTCTACTCCGGGTATCTGACAGTGTTCTTATTGCCGTTATTCCCACTGTCATGGCAGGGTTAAGCAAATGAGGGTGCTTGACCGATATCCTTTGGCGTAACGAAGCCTTACTGGTGCAGCTTACAGAACCATCTCGCCTGAGCTTCACATTGTTCATTTCTTCCCAATGTGCCAGGCTTACTTCAACCCGAACGGCAAATTTGGTTGTAAGGCTCTTTCATCCTTTAGGTATTTAATTATTACTAATACGCACGCCTCGTGGCGCACCTCAATCGCCGCGGGAAGGGGCTTGTTACTTTTTGTCTTGATACAAAAAGTAACCAAAAAAATCAAGACTGCCCGATCCTTCCGCCCGCAGGCCAAACCCGGCCCGGCGTGCAGTCTGGCCTTTGCGCACTTTCTTTCTGCGCAAAATAGGCCTACAGGTTCCAAACGTCATCGCTATTTTTTTTCGGTTGGGCCGGGTCTGTTACTTATAATGACATTCCGTTAAGTTGTTGATTGTCAATACTGAATTTCTCTCCATCATGTCATCCCGACGGGAGGAGAAATCAAAAAGCGGTAAGTATGCATAATATTAGGTGCACTGATTGCTGATGTGAAAATGCCTTGATAGTCAATAATTTGCATTGGTGGGCGTTATCTACAACTCCAACAAAAATAAAGTAAGCGGGATACTGATGCCTGCCAAAACCACCAGTAGTTTTTTCAGGTTAAAAGAATGGTCTTCCGTTGATTCAAACAGGATAGTTGTTGATATATGCAGAAAAATGCCGATAACAACGCCCATGATCCGGTTAAAATAACTTTGCAGGTTGCCAACAACGCCATGGCTGATGGCATCGCTAAAAAAGTATCCGGCAGGCGCCATCGCCGCGAATAAAAACAAAAAGAAGATCATGTTATTTTTGGATACCCGGTTAACG
Proteins encoded in this window:
- a CDS encoding Glu/Leu/Phe/Val dehydrogenase dimerization domain-containing protein, yielding MPAPTSNNTSVFSQLSVFGHQKVVYCNDEATGLKAIIAIHDTTLGPALGGTRMWPYKSENDALQDVLRLSRSMTYKAAITGLNLGGGSTVIIGDSRKDKNEALLRMYGKFIKNLNGEYITAEDVGTNTRDMEYIRMETQYVTGVPESIGGSGDPTPVAARGVYMGIKGCLKELYGNDNLAGKSVAVQGTGHVGENLVKLLREENAKVYVSDIDEDRLRQVAKKYGAEAVEHNSIFDLDVDIYAPCALGATINSKTINQLKCAIIAGSANSQLEDEQLHGKMLLEKGILYAPDYVINAGGLINLYSEIAGFNKKRTMQLTENIYDAIRNVLKLSKTENISTVVAANKIAEKRIADIKKIKTSF
- the nusB gene encoding transcription antitermination factor NusB — its product is MLNRRHLRVKVLQSLYAYYQSEKKDLRLHEKALIQSVDSVHEMYIWMLSLINDVVQYADTDATGRANKHLPTEADLKPNLKILSNTFIHSLNKNKDYLAAVKKYKILWDFDPELTKSLFSSLKNSPDYAAYLDKTDDTVHSDKDIIKFIFKKVILKSSLAEQFFEDKFIYWPVDRDVLQALIAKTFKNFSFEEAEKNKLAEVVVNWVDDREYIVSLFQHTIRYDEMFQEWITAKTQNWEPERIAMMDTLLMKMAIAEFVYFPSIPVKVTINEYLEISKEFSTPKSNSFINGILDKILFELKAEGKIKKTGRGLME
- a CDS encoding DUF1573 domain-containing protein, producing the protein MKRIFLGIITAGMLAACHQSNKTQQSNTTTETTVSAPGTTPAGAPVDTANAPIIRFEKDSYNFGKINQGDKVSYDFKFTNAGKTPLIITDAVASCGCTKPDWPKEPIKPGDKGVIKVVFNSAGKDGLQDKLITITGNTVPTQSVVHLVGEVIAPKSAK
- the yajC gene encoding preprotein translocase subunit YajC translates to MISTILLQAAGGAQYTQYIMMGLIVVVFYFFMIRPQIKKQKDQKKYVDEMKKGDKIVTTAGIHGKVVEIADVTILVEVDNGVKIRFDKSAISLEASKALNPPVTKA
- a CDS encoding CdaR family protein, which encodes MAIIKLSKNEQRRLSVFFTCLVLAFGAWILTMLSNQYNYTVKIVVDFINPPVRRSFRSLQSDTVDATVQGNGWNLLFSRMNMDDKRVAINLKTLDSRNYILLSAQLKSINEKRLVNQQIVSFNPDTLYFDFSSRAIKRVPVQLQYNIKFKRQFIISDDILLNPNYVTISGPAENIAKIKFWKTDSLTASDVEDPIDQNVPLQPVKESNMSIYPKSVRVHVPVSEFTEKTVEVPVKLINNKNYYNVKIFPQKVKITFTVPLIKYSETDEHAFEAVADLNLWQEQGAKQLPVKVKFIPPFCKLVSVQPQNLDFIVKQ
- the coaE gene encoding dephospho-CoA kinase (Dephospho-CoA kinase (CoaE) performs the final step in coenzyme A biosynthesis.), whose translation is MLKIGITGGIGSGKSTISKVFEVLGIPVFYADDQAKKVMTDDPILIDAIKSTFGDESYFADGALNRKYLAGIVFKDDVQLAKLNAIAHPATFRAFDKWLSHVGHVPYILKEAALLFESGSYKLCDKSLMVFAPFEMRMARVLLRDNITRAEAESRNAKQFDDEKKLNMADYVIKNDDSQLVIPQVLDLHREFLKLAGK
- a CDS encoding MBL fold metallo-hydrolase; amino-acid sequence: MILADFIVFNDNGLYCHYGDFYLDPKLPVNKAVISHAHGDHAVGGNTNVYCTAATAAFMALRNGKTAAKEFHLKEFNDSFLIGDVLITLISAGHILGSAQVLMEFKGVKYLYTGDYKVQPDDTCEPIEWVKADVLITESTFAHPGTQHPGAVEEIKKLNNIKTNILLGAYALGKSQRLINLINTWCPQKKILVHHKIMPVNLIYEKFGFHLGQYQMYGRKLMKQQNEYVYIVPPFTFDSYFKATGVKRLFASGWKNLQTNAQDTLFISDHVDWNDILNCVKFVEPTQIWTLHGDGAHLKRYFEGSIEVKLLK
- a CDS encoding DUF5522 domain-containing protein — encoded protein: MLEEHVDYYINDDGNFVFTEAYHLKRGFCCKNGCLHCPWKQPVNQEETKK
- a CDS encoding MarR family winged helix-turn-helix transcriptional regulator codes for the protein MQIDKEIQSDKFEDDYHRVTINILFTYGWLGNLMRGQFEKHNITQQQFNVLRILRGQYPKPATVNLLKERMIDKMSDASRIVDRLVQKQLVTRCTNNKDRRAVDIRISDQGLEILSKMDSEYKAKDYFRPNLTEEEARQLSALLDKMRG
- a CDS encoding IS110 family RNA-guided transposase, yielding MKQGTQLDFSGQTIFVGIDVHKKSWKVSLRSTHMELKTFSQEPSPKALSGHLQQNYPSADYRLVYEAGFCGFGYQRQFSELGMSCIVVNPADVPLTDKEKQRKSDTVDCRKLSKTLSEGALKGIFVPGIEQQDDRGIIRVYQQMIKDQTRYKNRIKGWLNFQDQSVTVDTDKYWSNHYICLLKALCLPSSARINLDILLQGYQQTRIMVLTATREVRALSRQPRYQQIIKLIRTIPGIGEITALLFVTEIGDIERFDSLDALCGYIGLVPDMHSSGDQKIILGLTKRAHHQLREKLIEASWIAVRLDPAMTLAFNNLCKKMKKNKAIIRIAKKMLNRIRFVMKNQKPYVTSVVK
- the ltrA gene encoding group II intron reverse transcriptase/maturase, giving the protein MVTNHKKVEAEGKQGELFKRRRREIPDAERVETLRGKLYQKAKQERKYKFYVLYDKLFIPYMLRAAWKQVKANDGVAGIDGIRISDVERGGVETYLHTLGEELRKQTYRPEAVKRVMIPKANGGERPLGIPTVKDRIAQTVCKMILEPIFEADFKEVSHGFRPGRSSKDAMTAIKGHLQAGKTEVFDADLSKYFDTIPHDKLLKTLKERISDPRILRLISMWLKVPVFEDGQFKGGKKNEFGTPQGGVISPLLSNIYLHLLDRIVTKPESIFSRMGVSIVRYADDFVLMGKVIPKEVLDRLKMILGKMGLTLNELKSKQIQSEQAPFSFLGHTIRYDKSLVSRNGRYWNISPSKKSEQRLRSGLSEYLKKRGHSPASEIVEELNSRIRGWLNYYIIKGVSYVQVSKRRLRNYLHEKLNRYYNRKSQRKCKLYRQRAFEALVQKKGLIDPTKYAF